A portion of the Ferrimicrobium sp. genome contains these proteins:
- a CDS encoding MBL fold metallo-hydrolase, with the protein MTSKPFASSADLSPKQERFETIVPGVFAMSAQGDPNVGAIEGEDFLVCIEARATPVAARRWLERLREVTTKPVRYLVLSHYHAVRVLGASAFAATAIVAHQNTAELIAERGRQDWESEFARMPRLFEEPDSIPGLTHPTMTFADRLTIELGPRHGHIELFYLGRGHTRGDIVVWHPASKTLFAGDLVEAEAALYTGDAYHQEWASTTLDNVAALGAEHLVGGRGKVVHGQAEVQAAIEQSRAFLTTLLSQTKQVVDRGGSLKEAFEACYQALNPVYGQWPIFEHTIPFDVARVFDELRGVEHPVIWTAMRDREVWDQLQG; encoded by the coding sequence ACCAGTAAACCATTCGCATCGTCAGCGGATCTCAGTCCGAAACAGGAGAGATTTGAGACGATCGTTCCCGGGGTCTTTGCAATGAGTGCGCAAGGGGATCCTAACGTTGGAGCTATCGAGGGCGAGGATTTCCTCGTCTGCATTGAGGCGCGCGCGACCCCGGTTGCAGCCCGCCGCTGGCTCGAGCGGCTGCGTGAGGTGACCACCAAACCTGTGCGGTATTTGGTGCTATCGCATTATCACGCGGTGCGCGTCCTTGGGGCTTCCGCCTTTGCGGCAACCGCCATCGTCGCCCACCAGAACACGGCCGAGCTCATTGCGGAGCGTGGGCGCCAGGATTGGGAGAGCGAATTCGCAAGGATGCCGCGCCTTTTTGAAGAACCGGACTCCATTCCGGGTCTCACTCACCCGACGATGACCTTTGCGGATCGTTTAACGATTGAGCTTGGCCCGCGTCATGGGCACATCGAGCTGTTCTACCTTGGACGGGGACACACACGCGGCGACATCGTCGTCTGGCATCCAGCGAGCAAGACACTCTTCGCCGGGGATCTGGTGGAGGCAGAGGCTGCGCTCTATACCGGCGATGCCTATCATCAGGAGTGGGCAAGTACCACACTTGACAATGTCGCTGCCCTTGGCGCAGAACACCTGGTCGGCGGTAGGGGTAAGGTCGTGCACGGCCAAGCTGAGGTTCAAGCCGCCATCGAGCAATCGCGGGCGTTCCTGACGACGCTGCTGAGTCAGACAAAACAAGTGGTTGACCGTGGGGGGAGTTTGAAAGAGGCCTTCGAGGCTTGTTACCAAGCACTCAACCCCGTCTATGGGCAATGGCCGATCTTTGAACACACGATACCCTTTGATGTGGCCCGTGTCTTTGACGAGTTGCGAGGGGTTGAGCACCCGGTGATCTGGACGGCGATGAGGGATCGTGAGGTATGGGACCAACTACAGGGCTAA